DNA sequence from the Mangifera indica cultivar Alphonso chromosome 18, CATAS_Mindica_2.1, whole genome shotgun sequence genome:
TTTCATGAAAAATCTTGTATTGTCATATGGAATATTTAAAACATGAGTCATTTACATCCGTGAGGAGATTGTTTGGATATGATACTATTAATCTCATTATGCCATATCCACTGTCATGATGCAAAATTGAAGTTGGTGACATCAAATAGGGTAATGCTATCAGTCTAATTCAAAACTAGTAAAAGAACAactaatttctttattaattatttaaagggTGATTATGGCTTTAGTTTCTATAGCAGGCTGTTCATAAGAGATTAAACTTTTTAGGGTACGTATAGATGGCTTTCATCAAATCCTACTTGTTGTCTCTTTTAACATCTGATTTGATTGTTCTTTTTGCAAACTTACAGATAACTCATATGGAGATGATAAAAGGAATCCAAGGGCATGGTTATTATGATGAACTTGTCATCCCAATTATAGAGAACACTGCCTATGAAAATGAGCTCACTGATTCTCTTGCTGAAGCGGTATTATTCGTTTTATGTTTATTCCTGCGTAGTAAATTCAATGCTAACTCATTATGTTGCTAATTGAATGGACATGATGCTGCAAACAGAAATATCTTAGAATTTCATGTGGAATAGACCCCAACAGTTGTAAGCCTATGATGGCTTGTTATGTGATTAGTGTTTCagataaaaatctttttttggGTAACCTTacattttttccctttcatGTTAGTCTaccataatatgaaatgacATTTATCAAATTGATAGTCAGAATGTCCAACATTTATCTATTAGAATATTCCATATAGTTCTGGAGGACAATAAGTTGGTTTTATTTCTGCATTATTTCCCACggaatttcttttttcaattccATGAAAATATAGACTTTGACTGGTGGgatttcctttttgtttttcagaTAGAAGCCTATCCGAAAGCAACTGCTGTCCTTGTTCGCAATCATGGCGTATACATTTGGGGGGACTCATGGATCAGTGCTAAAACTCAGGTTTGGACGTCGTTGAATAGACTTAGACTAAGTTGATGTATTGTACAAGAAGTTTCTGTTGTTTATGTCAAAAAGATTTCACCTCCAAGTGATAATCACTTCTAAGTTTTCCTCAGTGCTTCTAGGAACTAAAATGACCCCTAGGTAGGACTTCTATAACCACTTCGTGCCACTATATAACTCTATTGTTACTCTTTTTCAACTCCATGCTTGGACTCTTACCTCACCAATACAAATGGTGTAACAATTCCATTTTATGAGTAAAAATTGCTACTTGAAAAATGACAAGGCGTATGCTGCTCAAAAAGTTCATGCTTTTTTTATGTCCAAAAATAGGTATCTTTGCCACTTCACCAGTAGTGCATCCTCGTTTCATGCACAAAGCACATATATTGATTTATTACTTCAATTGGGAGTTgcaaaattttggtttatattCTCATATCTGTGTAATTATAAGAGTATAACATGTATATTCTTTCATTCTTGGTTGGATATCTTTCAGGCTGAATGTTATCACTATCTCTTTGATGCTGCTATCAAACTTAATCAACTGGGCCTGGACTGTGCTACTCCAAATCATGGCCCTATTCAGAATGTCAAGGGAATTTTAGGCAGTAATGGGAATATAAATATGTCCACAAAAGCAATGACTGGAGACTCAAATTCTGTTTCAGATCCGTTGCCAGTAAGAATTTTACCTTTTCTCCCTTTCAGGAGATATATTTATGTTCTTAATATAATAACTCTACTTCCATTTTGGTCATATAAATCAAATGAAGTTTTGTagactttttgtttttggagGAAATTCAAGTAAGTTAGATTCTTTGTATTgtcaaaattacattttcattgTTCAATTTTATGGCTGCAGAGTTGCATTGTGCTTGACATTGAAGGGACTACTACTCCAATATCATTTGTTACTGAGGTTCTCTTTCCATATGCTTGTGTCAGTGTTGGGAAGCATTTATCGGCAACATATGACACTGCAGAAACTAAAGATGATATAAAGTTGTTGTGCTCTcaagtaagttttttttttcattttaatggaTGATGGTACTTGTGGAAAATGCAAAACTGTCTTACCTCATTAAGCTGGGCCTTCTGTGAAGGACTAAAGTTTACAtcatgatataataaatatgtgaTTTCGGTTCTCTGAGACATTGGATTGCATTGTTGTAGGAAGACTACAAACATATTCTGTTTTTCTTGCAATTCAAGTGCAGAAGGTATTGATTTTAGTATTATCTTAGCTCTTAACATGTTACCTtttactataataaaattacgttaTAGTtacaaacaaagaagaaaatctGAAATGTTAAATGGGATATCGCCTTGATAGCTGTGAAATCTTGACAGACACTCTGGAAATCGTTCAGCTAAAAACCGGAGGGGTTGTGTCCAACTCATATATTTTCACATTATCACAGTGACTTGACtcattatatttacaaatgCTCGTGAGCCTTTTTAAGTGTTCtttgattgaaataaaaagaaaggaaatctGAAAAGGGATCTagtcattttttcctttttcaaattgattgaattgcTGTTGGATTGGTTGAGAACTAGATACAAATCATGAAACTGAAATCTGATTCCCTGGGCCCTTCTAGGTTGATGGAGAATTTATTTGCAAAATTCTAGTTATGCATGTGAAAATAAACTTGGAAAGAGCAAGTGCCTAGCATTTCCTAGTTTGTATAAGATTGTGCAAATTAtcgaattttcttttttctgccCCCATTTAAGTATTTTATCTAACTTCCTTGGCTTTATTCTTGAGTACTTGTTTTGCTTGATTTGGTTACATGCATGGCTTTTCTATTTCTACTTTTTTGAGGAATCTAGGTTGTCACCTTGAAATTTTGATTGTAAGAATCATTAATCTTTTCACAATTCTTGTTGCAGATTCAAGAGGACGTGCAACAAGGGGTTACTGGTGCTGTACCTGTTCCTCCAGATGATGCAGGGAAAGAGGAGGTGATAGCAGCTTTGGTAGCTAATGTGGAAGCAATGATAAAGGCTGATCGGAAGATCACCGCTTTAAAACAATTGCAAGTATGCAaaacttgattttgaaaaatatatgtttgcGATGAGCTTGTCTTTGCATATAGCTAAAACTTACATATGCAGGGTCATATTTGGCGGACTGGATTTGAGAATAATGAATTGGAAGGAGTAGTTTTCGATGATGTGCCTGAAGCCCTTGAAAGGTGGAATGCTTTGGGAATAAAGGTCTtattcttttccattttcttttgaaaattcttgCTGAGATGACTCTCAATTTTGCTATTTGTCCACCTTAATTATTGAGTGCTTTCATGCTCTTACTCTAGAACGTTTTATAGAAATATCGGAAACCTCCCGCAATCAACTAAAAGTGTCTGCCCACAATTCC
Encoded proteins:
- the LOC123202277 gene encoding probable bifunctional methylthioribulose-1-phosphate dehydratase/enolase-phosphatase E1, yielding MATVAVSGAGPAAAHNQAYLESKAVKETRVLISELCRQFYTLGWVSGTGGSITIKVHDNSIPKPQQLILMSPSGVQKERMQPADMYVMSGNGSILYSPSPKPYPHKFPKCSDCAPLFMKAYEMRNAGAVIHSHGIESCLVTMINPMSKEFRITHMEMIKGIQGHGYYDELVIPIIENTAYENELTDSLAEAIEAYPKATAVLVRNHGVYIWGDSWISAKTQAECYHYLFDAAIKLNQLGLDCATPNHGPIQNVKGILGSNGNINMSTKAMTGDSNSVSDPLPSCIVLDIEGTTTPISFVTEVLFPYACVSVGKHLSATYDTAETKDDIKLLCSQIQEDVQQGVTGAVPVPPDDAGKEEVIAALVANVEAMIKADRKITALKQLQGHIWRTGFENNELEGVVFDDVPEALERWNALGIKVYIYSSGSRLAQRLIFGNSNYGDLRKYLSGFFDTAVGNKRDSQSYIEITQSVGVDKPSEILFITDVYQEATAAKAAGLEVVVSVRPGNGPLPENHGFKTITSFAEI